One Phycisphaerae bacterium genomic window carries:
- a CDS encoding MBOAT family protein, translated as MTMAVLASLADILRSCGQYLAEPVLRTPWTDWRGFWLEKILDDRFVVVYFLPLVPLLLLLPRQRLRLGIVLTGLVFAVYLFGALYAALWLLTCIAFYWLAERFAIECRRTDVLPIGPPLAAITIVGGWYIVTMVLHKLSLPTPLNDWLFAHARWIFPLGTRGLPWEPFLLRLHESTASGQPAQLVYAMFWNAHNIGTAYLAARLLHYFSDLRHERIPAARRTLLNFLAYVCYAPTWIQGPIERYGVFQDELDTCHARRTWRNVPPALTRIGWGVLKSLIVTWYFHPLFWHVYGLGHVNTYYQHPEQIASFALLYFGVFLQIFGLYLEFSGYCDVSAGVARLLGYRQIENFNWPWFATSMRDFWRRWHISLSALLRDYLYIPFGGNRRHTTLNLCLTFFIIGLWHKLVPQVGIWGIVMGLMVAASQHWARWTKRLEAEPARPLARLRRGWLKLQPLPWLTDWLITQHLFVFSLLIFFGGAGALNVVREILRRVWQWLV; from the coding sequence ATGACGATGGCCGTACTCGCCAGCCTGGCCGACATACTCCGGTCGTGCGGCCAATACCTGGCCGAGCCCGTTCTGCGCACCCCCTGGACGGACTGGCGCGGCTTCTGGCTTGAGAAAATCCTCGACGACCGCTTCGTCGTGGTTTACTTCCTGCCGCTCGTGCCGCTGCTCCTGCTGCTGCCCCGGCAGCGCCTGCGGCTCGGCATCGTTCTGACCGGACTGGTCTTCGCGGTCTATCTCTTTGGCGCGCTGTACGCCGCCCTGTGGCTGCTGACCTGCATCGCGTTCTACTGGCTCGCCGAGCGTTTCGCGATTGAGTGCCGGCGTACGGACGTGCTGCCGATCGGCCCGCCGCTGGCCGCCATCACGATCGTGGGCGGCTGGTACATCGTGACGATGGTCCTGCACAAGCTCAGCCTGCCGACACCGCTGAACGACTGGCTGTTCGCGCACGCCCGGTGGATCTTCCCGCTAGGGACGCGCGGACTGCCGTGGGAGCCGTTCCTGCTGCGCCTGCACGAATCCACCGCCAGCGGCCAGCCGGCCCAGCTCGTGTACGCCATGTTCTGGAACGCCCACAACATCGGGACGGCGTATCTCGCGGCGCGCCTGCTGCACTATTTCTCCGACCTCAGGCACGAGCGCATCCCCGCGGCGCGGCGGACACTGCTCAACTTCCTGGCGTACGTCTGCTACGCGCCGACGTGGATCCAGGGGCCGATCGAGCGCTATGGCGTGTTCCAGGATGAGCTCGACACCTGTCATGCCCGCCGCACGTGGCGCAACGTCCCCCCCGCCCTGACCCGCATCGGCTGGGGCGTGCTCAAGAGCCTGATTGTCACCTGGTATTTCCACCCGCTGTTCTGGCACGTGTATGGCCTGGGCCACGTCAACACGTACTACCAGCATCCGGAGCAGATCGCGAGTTTCGCGCTCCTGTACTTTGGCGTGTTCCTGCAGATCTTCGGGCTGTATCTCGAGTTCAGCGGGTACTGCGACGTTTCCGCCGGCGTGGCCCGCCTGCTCGGCTATCGCCAGATCGAGAACTTCAACTGGCCCTGGTTCGCGACCAGCATGCGCGACTTCTGGCGGCGCTGGCACATCAGCCTGTCCGCGCTGCTGCGCGACTACCTCTACATCCCGTTCGGCGGCAATCGCCGGCACACTACGCTGAACCTGTGCCTGACCTTCTTCATCATCGGGCTGTGGCACAAGCTGGTGCCGCAGGTCGGGATCTGGGGGATTGTGATGGGACTGATGGTCGCGGCCAGTCAGCACTGGGCACGCTGGACGAAGCGGCTCGAAGCGGAGCCCGCGCGACCGCTGGCGCGCCTCCGGCGCGGCTGGCTGAAGCTCCAGCCGCTGCCGTGGTTGACCGACTGGCTGATTACGCAGCACCTGTTCGTGTTTTCGCTGCTGATCTTCTTCGGCGGCGCGGGGGCCCTCAACGTCGTGCGCGAGATCTTGCGGCGCGTCTGGCAGTGGCTGGTGTAA
- a CDS encoding Mut7-C RNAse domain-containing protein produces MAGDESAHAPRVACDAMCGGLARWLRVLGVDSSYTPGIDDGDLVAHALAEHRIVLSSDGKLFERRVFATGALRGVRLPVGLKLLDQVRFVVRELQIQPEFPRCTLCNGELDAIGREEVADVVPARSLIWTTEFYRCRACRHVFWEGTHWRRIRAVRDRIAGDGRSLTSEAASSDNSL; encoded by the coding sequence ATGGCGGGTGACGAGTCTGCGCACGCCCCGAGGGTGGCCTGCGATGCCATGTGCGGCGGGCTGGCGCGCTGGCTGCGCGTACTCGGCGTCGACAGCAGCTACACGCCGGGGATCGATGACGGCGACCTCGTCGCCCACGCCCTGGCCGAGCACCGCATCGTGCTGTCCTCCGACGGGAAGCTCTTTGAGCGGCGGGTGTTTGCGACCGGCGCGCTGCGCGGGGTTCGCCTGCCGGTCGGGCTCAAGCTGCTCGACCAGGTGCGGTTTGTCGTCCGTGAGTTGCAGATCCAGCCTGAATTCCCCCGCTGCACGCTGTGCAATGGCGAGCTGGACGCCATCGGTCGAGAGGAGGTGGCGGACGTCGTCCCGGCCCGGAGCCTGATCTGGACAACGGAGTTCTACCGCTGCCGCGCCTGCCGACACGTGTTCTGGGAAGGCACGCATTGGCGCCGCATCCGGGCCGTGCGGGACCGGATCGCTGGCGACGGAAGGAGCTTGACGTCCGAGGCCGCCTCCAGCGACAATAGCCTATAG
- a CDS encoding protein kinase has protein sequence MATSAPTEHDGDPALPDRLDAALADFWRGDAAALEGLVAGAPGSGPPVEALFGDLHAAPRVPVVGLSDPSQVSGYRIVRELGRGGMGVVYEAEQEHPRRRVALKVLGGLVPDTRHVRLFQREIHTLARLAHPALVTVYEAGQTGDGRPFFTMELVQGVPLDVYAREHELTVGARLELFAQICAAVVHAHAHGVIHRDLKPANILIDPEGRPRILDFGLARVTDMDVTVSIAATDSGQIAGTLAYMSPEQARGQPGDIDERSDVYALGVILYQLLTGQLPYELRQVLPHERLRIICEEPPQRPSVVLRALRGDLETIVLKALEKDPAHRYATAAELGADIRRYQAGEPIQARPTSGLYVLRMRLLRNRRTLTIAAVVALLALGGWGVAQGWQTHQEHLQRARELVAGRKALLSLQSRLESGVLADALGQAELVPGMYPELPEACLVRALAHFRRPAGESRHNAISTLEVALRGNAQRWECAALLSELYRQGGNVERANDLAAQVKSAAPDTAEGWYLRSLATLDVRWAQQCAALAVQRDPTYVPAWMRHTHLCVTAQDWTGALAGAETLMRLDAADYRWATLRGDLLARTGALSAAIAQYSQLITVDGHEYNAYLQRAMAYRLLGDLDRAIADYTTCLKFPVAPATTVWPRFHRATVLWMTGQRDAALEDYAWMRARLGRAFYGDARSYLILRELGRDDDADTVVCHALGSVADDPWLLKVLECLLARAPEDLLAAAVQMPSPTHECEAGYYAGELYRLAGDAVAARPCFERAVRTGLAFAHDIPLVPMNEYDLAVWRLGQLSP, from the coding sequence ATGGCAACCAGCGCGCCGACTGAACACGACGGGGATCCGGCGCTGCCGGATCGCCTCGACGCGGCGCTGGCCGACTTCTGGCGCGGCGATGCGGCAGCGCTCGAGGGTCTGGTCGCGGGCGCGCCAGGCTCCGGCCCGCCTGTGGAAGCGCTGTTTGGCGATTTGCACGCGGCGCCCCGGGTGCCGGTGGTCGGCCTGAGCGATCCCTCGCAGGTCAGCGGCTACCGCATCGTGCGCGAACTGGGCCGCGGCGGCATGGGTGTCGTGTACGAGGCGGAGCAGGAGCATCCGCGCCGCCGGGTGGCACTCAAAGTCCTCGGCGGCCTCGTCCCCGACACACGACACGTCCGGCTGTTCCAGCGCGAGATTCACACGCTTGCGCGGCTGGCGCACCCGGCGCTGGTGACCGTGTACGAGGCCGGGCAGACCGGCGACGGCCGGCCGTTCTTCACGATGGAGCTGGTGCAGGGCGTGCCGCTGGACGTGTACGCGCGCGAGCACGAGCTAACCGTGGGGGCGCGGCTGGAGCTGTTTGCGCAGATCTGCGCGGCGGTGGTCCATGCGCACGCCCACGGGGTCATTCATCGGGACCTCAAGCCCGCCAACATCCTGATCGACCCGGAGGGCCGGCCGCGCATTCTCGACTTCGGACTGGCGCGCGTCACCGACATGGATGTCACGGTGAGCATCGCGGCCACGGACTCCGGCCAGATTGCCGGCACCCTGGCCTACATGAGCCCGGAGCAGGCCCGCGGGCAGCCGGGGGACATCGACGAGCGCAGCGACGTGTACGCGCTGGGCGTCATTCTATACCAGTTGCTCACCGGGCAACTGCCCTACGAACTCCGTCAGGTTCTGCCGCACGAACGGCTGCGCATCATCTGCGAGGAGCCACCCCAGCGGCCCAGCGTCGTGCTGCGCGCGCTGCGCGGCGACCTCGAGACGATCGTGCTCAAAGCCCTGGAAAAGGACCCGGCGCACCGCTACGCAACGGCCGCGGAACTGGGGGCCGACATCCGCCGTTACCAGGCGGGCGAGCCGATCCAGGCTCGGCCGACGAGCGGCCTGTACGTGCTGCGTATGCGCCTGCTGCGGAATCGGCGTACGCTGACCATCGCGGCCGTTGTGGCGCTGCTGGCCCTGGGCGGCTGGGGGGTCGCTCAGGGTTGGCAGACCCACCAGGAGCACCTGCAACGTGCGCGGGAACTGGTGGCGGGCCGCAAGGCGCTGTTATCCCTGCAATCCCGACTGGAAAGCGGTGTGTTGGCGGACGCGCTCGGCCAGGCCGAGCTTGTACCGGGCATGTACCCGGAGTTGCCGGAGGCATGCCTGGTGCGGGCGCTGGCGCATTTCCGCCGGCCCGCCGGCGAGTCACGCCATAACGCCATCAGCACGCTGGAGGTGGCGCTCCGCGGCAACGCGCAGCGTTGGGAGTGTGCTGCCCTGCTCTCGGAGCTGTACCGGCAGGGCGGCAACGTGGAGCGCGCCAACGATCTGGCTGCGCAGGTGAAGTCCGCGGCGCCGGACACGGCCGAGGGCTGGTACCTGCGCTCGCTGGCGACGCTGGACGTCCGGTGGGCGCAGCAGTGCGCCGCGTTGGCCGTGCAGCGCGATCCAACGTACGTGCCGGCCTGGATGCGGCACACGCATCTCTGCGTGACCGCGCAGGACTGGACCGGCGCCCTGGCCGGCGCCGAAACGCTGATGCGCCTCGATGCCGCCGACTACCGGTGGGCCACGCTCCGTGGTGACCTGCTGGCGCGCACTGGGGCGCTGTCGGCGGCAATCGCCCAGTATTCGCAGCTCATCACGGTGGATGGGCACGAATACAACGCCTACCTGCAGCGCGCGATGGCATATCGCCTGCTCGGTGACTTGGACCGCGCCATCGCGGACTACACCACCTGCCTCAAGTTCCCGGTGGCCCCGGCAACCACGGTCTGGCCCCGCTTTCATCGCGCGACGGTGCTCTGGATGACCGGCCAGCGGGACGCCGCCCTGGAAGACTATGCCTGGATGCGCGCCCGCCTCGGGCGCGCCTTCTACGGCGATGCTCGGTCATACCTGATCCTGCGGGAACTCGGCCGCGACGACGACGCGGACACCGTGGTATGCCACGCGCTCGGCAGCGTCGCGGATGATCCGTGGCTCCTCAAGGTCCTGGAGTGTCTGCTGGCGCGCGCGCCGGAGGACCTGTTGGCCGCGGCCGTGCAAATGCCCAGCCCCACGCACGAGTGTGAGGCGGGTTATTACGCGGGCGAGCTGTACCGGCTGGCCGGCGACGCAGTTGCCGCGCGCCCGTGCTTCGAGCGTGCCGTGCGGACGGGCCTGGCCTTCGCGCACGACATTCCGCTGGTGCCGATGAACGAGTACGACCTGGCCGTGTGGCGCTTGGGGCAGTTGTCGCCGTGA
- a CDS encoding sigma-70 family RNA polymerase sigma factor yields MFLPASSPYNETSMMGIVDVPDTEVAAAAAGAKDARTRVLGLLAPRVRLMVLARLNPTILQGAAVDDVAEDVLLAVLAGLPRLEVRTLAGLRAFVSGVVTRKVADFIRGRGNGHRPERKVRSLDSTIADLSHAGPVWEFLSASGASPHSAVDQAERIARLMSELARLKDSYRQVITLAFFDQLPLSEIAEQMGLSRPAASMLLIRAVQALRQQVADLNTSGNHNGNQRAD; encoded by the coding sequence ATGTTTTTGCCGGCGAGCAGCCCGTATAATGAAACCAGCATGATGGGGATCGTTGACGTTCCTGACACCGAAGTCGCGGCGGCGGCGGCGGGCGCTAAAGACGCGCGCACACGCGTCCTCGGACTCCTTGCGCCGCGTGTGCGGCTGATGGTGCTTGCGCGTCTGAACCCCACGATCCTGCAGGGCGCGGCGGTCGACGACGTCGCGGAGGATGTGTTGCTCGCGGTGCTGGCCGGCTTGCCGCGCCTGGAGGTGCGGACACTGGCGGGCCTGCGCGCGTTTGTCTCGGGAGTCGTGACGCGCAAGGTGGCGGATTTCATTCGCGGCCGCGGAAACGGCCACCGGCCCGAGCGCAAAGTGCGCTCGCTCGATTCGACCATCGCCGACTTGTCGCACGCGGGCCCGGTGTGGGAGTTCCTCTCGGCCTCGGGCGCCTCGCCGCACAGCGCGGTCGACCAGGCGGAACGCATCGCACGGCTGATGTCCGAACTCGCCCGGCTCAAGGACTCGTACCGCCAGGTGATCACCCTGGCATTCTTCGACCAGTTGCCACTGAGTGAGATCGCGGAACAGATGGGATTGTCGCGGCCCGCCGCGTCCATGCTGTTAATCCGGGCCGTGCAGGCCCTGCGACAACAAGTGGCCGATCTGAACACGTCCGGCAACCACAATGGCAACCAGCGCGCCGACTGA